From the Bacteroidia bacterium genome, one window contains:
- a CDS encoding 4Fe-4S binding protein has product MRDVTKHLEKRQSTNGQQIRFWVQFAFLALCLWIGVEFILWFYLHEGSATLAITRPPGVEGFLPISSLMSLWYLLLSGEIHGVHPAGLFILLAIVVMSILLKKSFCSWFCPVGTLSENIGEFGKKIFGRNFRVWKWLDYPLRSLKYIMLLFLIWVVFFQMDALSLRMFLDSPYNKVADVKMLLFFVDISRFSLTVIALLVLFSLFIRNFWCRYLCPYGALLGFIGLLSPFRITRNAESCIDCAKCSKVCPNNIAVDRLRVVMSDECTSCMACVDVCPVINTLQLKASKKSRFEWKPLWVAAAVIGTFMLVTGIGMLTGNWHSNVSEQEFSRRIKDIDNPIYQHNQGSAPAEPEDYPYGTQHGAGTNGNRTSTP; this is encoded by the coding sequence ATGCGCGACGTCACGAAGCACCTGGAGAAACGGCAAAGCACGAACGGACAGCAAATCCGTTTCTGGGTGCAATTCGCCTTTCTCGCTCTCTGCCTCTGGATAGGGGTGGAGTTCATCCTCTGGTTTTACCTGCACGAAGGGAGCGCTACTCTCGCGATCACTCGTCCACCGGGCGTTGAGGGCTTCCTCCCGATCTCATCGCTGATGAGTCTGTGGTATCTGCTTCTCAGCGGCGAAATCCATGGCGTGCACCCCGCGGGGCTGTTTATCCTCCTCGCCATCGTGGTGATGTCCATTCTGCTGAAAAAATCCTTCTGCAGCTGGTTTTGTCCCGTCGGAACGCTGTCGGAAAATATCGGCGAATTCGGAAAAAAAATCTTCGGCCGGAATTTCCGCGTCTGGAAATGGCTCGATTATCCGTTGCGCTCTCTTAAATACATCATGCTGTTGTTCCTGATTTGGGTGGTGTTTTTCCAGATGGACGCATTGTCCCTGCGCATGTTTCTGGACAGCCCGTACAATAAGGTTGCAGATGTCAAAATGCTTTTGTTTTTTGTGGACATATCGCGCTTTTCGCTCACAGTTATCGCTTTACTGGTCCTATTCTCACTGTTCATCAGGAATTTCTGGTGCCGCTATCTTTGTCCATACGGTGCGCTGCTTGGCTTTATCGGACTGCTAAGTCCCTTCCGCATTACCCGCAATGCCGAGAGCTGCATCGACTGCGCGAAGTGCAGCAAGGTCTGCCCCAACAATATCGCGGTGGATCGTCTGCGTGTCGTCATGTCAGACGAATGCACCAGCTGCATGGCTTGCGTGGATGTGTGTCCTGTAATAAACACCCTGCAGCTCAAAGCGTCGAAAAAAAGCCGCTTCGAATGGAAGCCGCTTTGGGTGGCCGCGGCGGTGATAGGCACGTTCATGCTCGTAACCGGCATCGGCATGCTTACGGGCAACTGGCACAGCAATGTGAGCGAGCAGGAATTTTCCAGACGTATCAAGGACATAGACAATCCCATCTATCAGCACAATCAGGGCAGCGCGCCAGCGGAACCCGAGGACTATCCTTATGGCACGCAACACGGCGCCGGAACAAACGGAAACCGCACCTCCACTCCCTAA
- the nrfA gene encoding ammonia-forming cytochrome c nitrite reductase produces MKRRIMDIVQEKPWLGWTLFLGTVVVVFLIGLLGASIMERRGESQLVVQVKPIADWEPRNEVWGENYPRQYERYAETADGSFSSKHGGSAEIDYLEHYPNLVVLWAGYAFSRDYKQGRGHYHAVDDVRNTLRTAVPQPATCWSCKSTDVPRMMNQKGVAEFYKDTWANMGPEIVNNIGCQDCHDPKSMNLRITRPALIEAFQRQGKDISKATHQEMRSLVCAQCHVEYYFKGKEEKYLTFPWDKGFSAEEMEAYYDEIEHVDFVHKLSRAPIIKAQHPDYELYMTGIHAKRGVSCADCHMPYRSEGGVKFTDHKIQSPLANIANSCQVCHRESEQNLLRDVYERQDKMEEMRKLAEDALAKAHIEAKFAWDKGATESEMAPVLKLIRQAQWRWDWVAAANGLGFHSPVEASRTMANAIQKAEAARAQIVRVLAKRGYTDAIPLPDISTKAKAQAFIGLDMAVLNTEKQDFLSKIIPEWDAAAKARQAKY; encoded by the coding sequence ATGAAACGTCGAATCATGGACATCGTTCAGGAAAAGCCCTGGCTGGGTTGGACGCTGTTTCTCGGCACCGTCGTTGTTGTCTTCCTCATCGGTTTGCTTGGCGCTTCCATTATGGAACGACGCGGCGAATCGCAACTCGTGGTGCAGGTAAAACCCATCGCGGACTGGGAGCCGCGCAACGAGGTCTGGGGCGAAAATTATCCCCGGCAATACGAACGCTATGCTGAAACCGCCGACGGCAGCTTTTCGAGTAAACACGGCGGTTCCGCCGAAATCGACTACCTCGAACATTACCCCAATCTGGTGGTTCTCTGGGCAGGGTATGCGTTTTCGCGCGATTACAAGCAGGGCCGCGGTCATTATCACGCGGTAGACGATGTGCGCAATACGCTGCGCACAGCCGTCCCGCAACCTGCAACCTGCTGGAGTTGCAAAAGTACGGACGTCCCGCGTATGATGAATCAGAAAGGCGTCGCCGAATTTTACAAGGACACCTGGGCCAACATGGGTCCGGAAATCGTCAACAACATCGGTTGTCAGGATTGCCACGATCCCAAGTCAATGAATCTTCGTATCACGCGCCCGGCGCTCATCGAGGCCTTCCAGCGCCAGGGCAAAGACATCAGCAAGGCGACCCATCAGGAAATGCGCTCGCTCGTGTGCGCGCAATGCCATGTGGAGTATTACTTCAAGGGCAAGGAAGAGAAATACCTCACCTTCCCTTGGGATAAGGGCTTTTCCGCGGAGGAAATGGAAGCCTACTACGACGAAATCGAGCATGTGGATTTTGTCCACAAACTCAGTCGTGCGCCGATCATCAAAGCACAGCATCCCGATTATGAGCTGTACATGACGGGCATTCACGCTAAGCGCGGAGTATCTTGTGCGGATTGTCACATGCCCTACCGCAGCGAAGGCGGCGTGAAGTTCACCGACCACAAGATTCAGAGCCCGCTCGCGAACATCGCCAATTCCTGCCAGGTCTGCCACCGCGAAAGTGAGCAGAATCTGCTCCGCGATGTGTATGAACGTCAGGACAAAATGGAGGAAATGCGCAAGCTGGCCGAGGATGCGCTCGCCAAGGCGCATATCGAAGCCAAGTTTGCCTGGGACAAGGGCGCCACGGAAAGCGAGATGGCACCCGTGCTCAAGCTCATCCGTCAGGCACAGTGGCGCTGGGACTGGGTGGCCGCCGCCAACGGCCTCGGTTTCCACTCCCCGGTAGAGGCCAGCCGCACTATGGCGAATGCGATTCAAAAGGCTGAAGCCGCACGGGCGCAGATCGTCCGTGTCCTCGCCAAGCGCGGCTATACGGACGCCATTCCCCTGCCCGACATCAGCACGAAGGCAAAGGCGCAGGCATTTATCGGACTCGACATGGCGGTGCTGAATACAGAGAAACAGGACTTCCTGAGCAAAATCATTCCTGAATGGGATGCGGCGGCCAAAGCCCGGCAGGCGAAATACTGA
- a CDS encoding alginate export family protein, with translation MLRSLTVGILLLITTTLVHAQTITVTGQLRERSEFSDKIFLENAHMDAFHLLRARLGAKATITDRVNVVVEVQDARFFGGSASTQNIGASAFDLRQGYVEVTGCADGYVSFKLGRQVLSYANERLLGGIDWSNFGQSFDAGVLRVHLGDVRVDAIGAAIARNPINIDYARDVFLTGLWGVWTPEGSRNSVNAFWLFDTPAGSLVRQNRHTAGVVAGGHIGMLDYEIEGAMQFGDHIMVQNEEKHHISANMIGARVGYRFPDALGLRIGAGIDRLSGSDPEKTDTYGVFNTLYGTNHKFYGFMDYFTNIPTHTSNLGLMDIIGQVSIVPVKDVVFAVDVHLFSTVTDPVKALPTRDPEWSSSIGTEIDVTAKWKLAEVVGMTAGFSMFSANADRPVLRAIGTTTESSTWGYVMTTVNF, from the coding sequence ATGTTGAGATCTCTCACTGTCGGTATTCTGCTGCTCATTACCACGACATTGGTGCATGCGCAGACGATCACCGTTACCGGACAGCTTCGTGAGCGGAGCGAATTCAGCGACAAGATTTTCCTCGAGAATGCACACATGGATGCCTTTCATCTGCTTCGTGCACGCCTGGGGGCCAAAGCCACCATCACTGATCGCGTAAACGTCGTGGTGGAAGTGCAGGACGCCCGCTTCTTTGGAGGGAGCGCAAGCACCCAGAATATCGGCGCGTCGGCGTTCGATTTGCGACAGGGATATGTCGAAGTCACCGGCTGCGCGGACGGCTATGTCAGTTTCAAACTCGGGCGTCAGGTGCTCTCCTATGCCAATGAACGCCTGCTCGGCGGCATCGACTGGAGCAACTTCGGGCAGTCCTTCGACGCCGGCGTGCTGCGTGTGCATCTCGGTGACGTACGGGTGGACGCGATCGGTGCGGCCATCGCCCGCAATCCCATCAATATCGACTATGCGCGCGACGTCTTCCTTACCGGTCTCTGGGGAGTCTGGACGCCGGAAGGAAGCAGGAACAGCGTCAATGCCTTCTGGCTTTTCGATACTCCCGCCGGCTCCCTCGTCCGGCAGAACCGGCATACCGCCGGTGTCGTCGCGGGTGGGCATATAGGCATGCTGGATTACGAGATCGAAGGTGCGATGCAGTTCGGCGATCATATCATGGTGCAGAACGAGGAGAAACATCATATCTCCGCGAATATGATCGGTGCACGGGTGGGCTATCGCTTCCCGGATGCGCTGGGATTGCGTATCGGCGCAGGTATTGATCGCTTGTCCGGCAGCGATCCGGAAAAAACGGACACCTATGGCGTCTTCAATACGCTGTACGGCACGAATCACAAATTCTACGGCTTTATGGATTACTTCACGAACATTCCGACACACACAAGCAATCTGGGACTGATGGATATCATCGGCCAGGTGAGCATCGTGCCGGTAAAGGATGTCGTTTTCGCTGTGGACGTGCATCTGTTCAGCACAGTCACCGATCCGGTGAAAGCCCTGCCCACGCGCGATCCGGAGTGGTCGTCCAGCATCGGCACCGAAATAGATGTGACGGCCAAATGGAAACTGGCGGAAGTTGTCGGAATGACGGCAGGCTTCTCCATGTTCAGCGCGAATGCCGACCGCCCCGTACTTCGCGCCATCGGAACGACGACAGAGAGCAGCACATGGGGCTATGTTATGACGACGGTCAATTTCTGA
- the nrfH gene encoding cytochrome c nitrite reductase small subunit, producing MNRIIRFLIPPPQWRLPVILLLGVLGGLGALTLYISNAVSYMSDDPLACVNCHVMTPQYATWQHGSHGRVTTCNDCHVPHDNIVRTYAFKASDGLRHATMFTLRLEPQVIQIKDAGVGVVQENCIRCHSDLIHKVSSRSVTATSAAAGEGLLCWDCHREVPHGRVKSLASTPHARVPIPGAVMPSWLETFIEQSEK from the coding sequence ATGAATAGAATCATTCGTTTTCTTATCCCCCCGCCGCAGTGGCGTTTGCCCGTGATACTGCTGCTCGGCGTGCTCGGCGGTCTCGGGGCGCTGACGCTCTACATCAGCAATGCGGTGTCGTACATGTCCGACGATCCGCTGGCATGCGTCAACTGCCATGTCATGACGCCTCAGTACGCCACCTGGCAACATGGCAGCCACGGGCGTGTGACGACCTGCAACGACTGTCATGTGCCGCATGACAACATCGTCCGCACCTACGCTTTCAAAGCGAGTGACGGATTGCGTCATGCAACGATGTTTACACTGCGTCTGGAACCGCAGGTGATTCAAATCAAAGACGCTGGTGTCGGTGTGGTGCAGGAAAACTGCATACGCTGTCACAGCGATCTGATTCATAAGGTCTCGTCGCGCAGCGTTACCGCCACGTCCGCAGCCGCGGGTGAGGGCCTGCTGTGCTGGGACTGCCACCGCGAAGTTCCGCATGGACGTGTGAAAAGTCTTGCGTCCACGCCACACGCGCGCGTGCCAATTCCGGGAGCGGTCATGCCCTCCTGGCTGGAAACTTTCATTGAACAATCCGAAAAATAA